Proteins encoded by one window of Culicoides brevitarsis isolate CSIRO-B50_1 chromosome 2, AGI_CSIRO_Cbre_v1, whole genome shotgun sequence:
- the LOC134831836 gene encoding protein-associating with the carboxyl-terminal domain of ezrin gives MGNETSSQLKGLVIDKKAIEVTDFYSLNLGQLPPSSPPTSANKKSGSNKGGSASPGGSTTEKVEKELLAIFQNDDPLQTNFLVDGQNPLTRAIHNIKIYRHPNILKYVAAWTVGTNAFLATENCKPLSAVLSGLNDIQICIGLKSILGAVAFLVEQAKARHLNICISSIYVNDEGQWKLFGFEHVWKSSDLSQTIIDKSVTYRYKKAVGKDEIKTGFLGIEQFAFAVLCDDLLKQTKGSIPHIEEFREYCLKHLKHEDVNFRPSLSAILLHPYFNHDFILIHSYLTELPLKSHESKQEFFSNLIDRLRVFDEEIVASQLSGLLLSRLVLLDMTAKNCFIPFLLKPKNLDDIPQQESLIVAGPGLFSTEIFQKYLIPRIKQAFAIKDSQIRIALLEYFPSYVEMFAKDDLKNDILPQLLLGIKDTNDFLVSRTLLCMADLVPILGATQVIGGNRTKIFSDGRPQGPETQIVKSRTEPRSITPVITSAEHLMTSESPIPEPVDVSGSFTLPQNVNGDPENSSQAIETDVSLNLEETQESMPERLTPEGEEMEPVDATNENEDWSDWENPTHSIPETHSSQITEEIVANEVFEAPQVREIAKTRTAIKTDNIDELDIKNQIFRKVEEPEEFDFFKDMEPVIKSASVTLFEKEATKVSPKQETASTRLNIATENVASEDGGWGDDDAWGE, from the exons ATGGGAAACGAGACATCGTCGCAACTAAAGGGCTTAGTAATTGATAAGAAGGCAATTGAAGTGACGGACTTTTATTCGCTAAATTTGGGTCAACTTCCGCCTTCGTCTCCGCCGACATCGGCAAATAAAAAGTCAGGCAGCAACAAAGGAGGTTCAGCATCGCCCGGCGGAAGCACAAcagaaaaagtcgaaaaagaGCTGCTCGCAATATTTCAAAACGATGATCCGCTGCAGACAAATTTCCTGGTTGACGGACAAAATCCGCTGACGAGAGCGATTcataatatcaaaatttatcgacatccgaatattttgaaatacgtTGCGGCATGGACTGTGGGAACGAATGCTTTTCTCGCGACGGAAAATTGCAAGCCGCTTTCTGCGGTGCTGAGTGGACTGAATGACATTCAAATCTGCATCGGATTGAAGAGTATTTTGGGAGCAGTTGCATTTCTTGTTGAACAg gccAAAGCACGTCATCTCAACATCTGCATCTCCTCAATTTACGTAAACGACGAAGGTCAATGGAAATTATTCGGCTTCGAGCATGTTTGGAAGTCCTCAGATCTCTCTCAAACGATCATCGACAAATCTGTCACGTATCGCTACAAAAAAGCTGTCGGCAAAGACGAAATCAAAACGGGCTTTCTTGGAATTGAGCAATTCGCTTTCGCCGTTTTATGTGACGACttgttaaaacaaacaaagggCAGCATTCCGCACATTGAAGAATTCCGAGAATATTGCTTGAAGCACTTGAAACACGAAGACGTGAATTTCCGCCCAAGTTTATCGGCGATTTTGCTTCATCCGTACTTCAATCATGACTTTATCTTGATCCATTCGTACTTGACGGAGCTCCCGCTGAAAAGTCACGAATCGAAACAGGaatttttcagcaatttaATTGATCGTCTTCGCGTTTTCGACGAGGAAATTGTGGCATCGCAGCTTTCTGGGTTGTTACTTTCGCGACTTGTGCTGCTCGACATGACGgcgaaaaattgtttcattccatttttattgaaacccAAGAATTTGGATGACATTCCGCAGCAAGAATCGTTAATTGTCGCCGGTCCGGGACTTTTTTCgacggaaatttttcaaaaatatctgaTTCCTCGCATCAAACAAGCATTTGCCATCAAAGACTCCCAAATCCGCATCGCCTTACTCGAATATTTCCCGTCGTACGTCGAGATGTTCGCCAAAGACGATCTCAAAAACGACATTTTGCCGCAATTGCTGCTCGGTATCAAGGacacaaatgattttttggtgTCACGAACACTTCTTTGCATGGCAGATCTCGTCCCGATACTCGGCGCAACGCAAGTAATCGGCGGAAATCGCACAAAAATCTTCTCCGACGGACGTCCTCAAGGTCCCGAAACACAAATTGTCAAAAGTCGCACCGAACCACGATCCATAACGCCCGTCATTACCTCCGCCGAGCATCTCATGACCTCCGAAAGTCCCATTCCCGAGCCCGTAGATGTCTCCGGGTCATTTACTTTGCCGCAAAATGTCAACGGAGACCCTGAAAATAGCAGTCAAGCTATCGAAACTGATGTCAGCTTAAATCTAGAAGAGACTCAAGAGTCAATGCCGGAACGTCTCACGCCAGAAGGCGAAGAAATGGAACCCGTTGATGCCACAAATGAGAATGAAGATTGGAGCGATTGGGAAAATCCGACGCACAGCATTCCAGAAACGCATTCTAGTCAAATAACGGAAGAAATTGTCGCGAATGAGGTCTTTGAAGCGCCTCAAGTGCGAGAAATCGCCAAAACACGAACTGCAATAAAGACCGACAACATCGATGAATTAGATATTAAGAACCAGATTTTCCGAAAAGTTGAAGAACCCGaagaatttgacttttttaaggATATGGAGCCCGTCATTAAGAGTGCCAGTGTCACTTTATTCGAAAAAGAAGCGACAAAAGTGAGCCCAAAGCAGGAAACAGCCAGTACGAGACTAAATATCGCCACAGAAAATGTCGCCAGTGAGGATGGAGGTTGGGGAGACGATGATGCCTGGGGCGAATGA
- the LOC134832721 gene encoding large ribosomal subunit protein uL18, whose translation MGFVKVVKNKQYFKRYQVKFKRRREGKTDYQARKRLIFQDKNKYNTPKYRLIVRLSNRDITCQIAYARIEGDRIVCAAYSHELPRYGVKVGLTNYAAAYCTGLLVARRILNKLGLESLYSGCTDVTGEEYLVEPVDDGPAAFRCFLDVGLTRTSTGARVFGAMKGAVDGGLNIPHSVKRFPGYSAENKSFNAEVHRAHIFGQHVADYMRTLEGEDEEAFKRQFSKYISLGIKADDIETIYKKAHSAIRADPAYKKKAAKKVTKKRWNKLKLTLEQRKAKIAAHKAEFLAKLKAGSD comes from the exons ATG gGCTTCGTTAAAGTTGTCAAGAACAAGCAGTACTTCAAGAGGTACCAAGTCAAGTTCAAGAGGCGCCGTGAAGGTAAAACCGATTACCAAGCCCGCAAGCGTCTCATCTTCCAAGATAAGAACAAGTACAACACCCCCAAATACCGTTTGATTGTCCGTTTGAGCAACCGCGACATCACCTGCCAAATCGCCTATGCTCGCATCGAGGGAGACCGCATCGTTTGCGCCGCTTATTCCCACGAATTGCCCCGCTACGGAGTCAAGGTCGGTCTCACCAACTACGCTGCTGCCTATTGCACCGGTTTGTTGGTTGCTCGCCGCATTTTGAACAAGCTCGGCTTGGAATCCTTGTACAGCGGATGCACTGACGTCACTGGCGAGGAATATTTGGTTGAGCCTGTCGACGATGGTCCAGCTGCGTTCCGTTGCTTCTTGGATGTCGGTTTGACGCGTACTTCTACGGGCGCTCGCGTTTTTGGTGCCATGAAGGGAGCCGTCGATGGTGGTCTCAACATCCCCCATTCCGTCAAACGTTTCCCCGGTTACAGCGCCGAGAACAAGAGCTTCAACGCCGAAGTTCATCGTGCTCACATCTTTGGGCAACACGTTGCCGACTACATGCGCACCTTGGAGGGCGAAGATGAGGAAGCCTTCAAACGCCAATTCAGCAAATACATTTCCTTGGGCATCAAAGCCGACGat atCGAAACCATTTACAAGAAGGCCCACTCCGCCATCCGTGCTGATCCCGCCTACAAGAAGAAGGCTGCCAAGAAGGTCACCAAGAAACGCTGGAACAAACTCAAGCTCACCTTGGAACAACGCAAAGCCAAGATCGCAGCCCACAAGGCTGAGTTCCTTGCTAAGCTCAAGGCTGGCTCCGACTAA
- the LOC134831220 gene encoding adult cuticle protein 1-like — MKFLVVLMALAVAVQSSVIPYPYGVVGAPHVVAAGWPWAAPITQYSHIGPYAVAPAVTVAKHVPAAVQVVATHHGVVHAPVVAAHAPAVVVAPAPAASYTAATRGAVHQAPLEGHAVSQTSLNLAPAPGTV, encoded by the exons atgaaattccTTGTTGTTTTAATGGCATTGGCAGTTGCTGTCCAATCTTCCGTTATCCCATATCCCTATGGAGTCGTTGGAGCTCCGCATGTCGTTGCTGCAGGATGGCCATGGGCTGCTCCCATCACCCAATATTCACACATTGGAC cttatgCCGTTGCTCCAGCAGTCACCGTAGCTAAGCACGTTCCAGCTGCCGTTCAAGTTGTTGCTACTCACCACGGAGTTGTCCATGCTCCAGTTGTTGCTGCTCATGCTCCCGCCGTCGTTGTTGCTCCAGCTCCAGCTGCCAGTTACACTGCCGCTACCCGAGGCGCCGTTCATCAAGCTCCCTTGGAAGGACATGCCGTCTCTCAAACCTCATTGAACTTGGCTCCAGCTCCAGGAACTGTCTAA
- the LOC134828504 gene encoding uncharacterized protein LOC134828504: MKCIAAVVMMAFVASASAGNIALTAPLAYSAPLAYNAPLTYAAPAPLTYAAPLAYAAPAPLAYTTTKVVAAPIAPIAYTALPGEAKYTALNRGALHEAPLPGHSLSQTSLNLAPAANLINLIIVFMTTLIWISTIDPTFAFAMVIIEIVVLYLILCVNSYYLEITENSSTSFINNADYEERIKSGFNYSKQTKLNFKKSNMKCIAAVVMMAFIACASAGNIAPLAYSSGLALPAVSQYSSIPASTLIASQSLPILTYNRPLAYINKPAILPLAAPLTYNRPLVYSNLIATPKIIAAPKIIAPAPITTYTAIPGQAKYTAWNRGALHQAPLPGHGLSQTSLNLAPAGSW, encoded by the exons ATGAAg tgcATCGCAGCTGTAGTCATGATGGCCTTTGTTGCCTCTGCTTCTGCCGGAAACATCGCCTTGACCGCTCCCTTGGCCTATTCCGCACC TTTGGCCTACAATGCCCCATTGACCTATGCCGCACCCGCTCCCTTGACCTATGCCGCTCCCTTGGCATATGCCGCACCTGCACCATTGGCCTATACCACCACGAAAGTTGTTGCTGCCCCAATCGCGCCAATTGCTTACACTGCTCTTCCCGGAGAAGCTAAATACACTGCCTTGAACCGCGGTGCCCTTCACGAAGCTCCCCTCCCGGGACACTCATTGTCTCAAACATCCTTGAACTTGGCTCCAGCTGCTAA TCTAATTAACCTCATCATCGTATTCATGACGACACTGATATGGATTTCAACAATTGATCCTACTTTCGCCTTCGCCATGGTCATAATTGAGATTGTTGTCCTCTACCTCATTCTTTGTGTCAATTCCTACTATCTCGAAATAACGGAAAATTCCTCAA CGTCATTCATCAATAATGCTGATTATGAGGAGCGCATTAAAAGTGgt TTCAACTATTCAAAGCAAACAAaactaaactttaaaaaatccaacatgaag TGCATTGCAGCTGTAGTCATGATGGCATTCATTGCCTGCGCATCCGCCGGAAACATTGCTCCTCTCGCTTATAGCAGTGGTTTGGCTCTTCCCGCTGTCTCTCAATACTCCTCGATTCCAGCATCAACGTTGATTGCCTCCCAATCTCTTCCGATCTTGACCTACAATCGTCCATTGGCATACATTAACAAGCCAGCAATCTTACCACTTGCTGCCCCCCTTACCTATAACCGTCCATTGGTTTACTCGAACCTCATTGCAACTCCCAAAATCATTGCAGCTCCCAAGATCATTGCTCCTGCCCCAATCACAACTTACACTGCCATTCCTGGACAAGCTAAATACACTGCCTGGAACCGCGGAGCTCTTCACCAAGCTCCATTGCCGGGTCATGGATTGTCTCAAACTTCATTGAACTTGGCTCCTGCTGGATcatggtaa